One genomic window of Ornithorhynchus anatinus isolate Pmale09 chromosome 10, mOrnAna1.pri.v4, whole genome shotgun sequence includes the following:
- the LOC120638660 gene encoding transmembrane protease serine 11D-like, producing the protein MFISACGMRSNPMTSSGDRVIGGSQAQVGSWPWQASLQFRNIHHCGAVLISNTWLLTAAHCFRQNTDPRQWSITFGISIRPPGQRRGVQRISIHRNYRYPFHEFDIAAVQLSSGITFTKNIHRVCLPGSSPQYPPHTMAYVTGWGSVYSGGPTQAKLQQAEMQVISNDVCNSPSGYDGAITEGMLCAGLPQGGVDACQGDSGGPLVTRDARQIWTLIGLVSWGYECGVPGKPGVYTRVTAYRDWIKEQTGL; encoded by the exons ATGTTCATCAGTG CCTGTGGGATgcggtccaacccgatgacctcctcGGGCGACAGGGTCATCGGTGGCTCGCAGGCCCAGGTGGGATCCTGGCCGTGGCAAGCCAGCCTGCAGTTCCGGAACATCCATCACTGTGGGGCCGTCCTGATCAGCAACACGTGGCTGTTGACAGCGGCTCACTGCTTCCGACA AAACACTGATCCACGCCAGTGGTCAATTACTTTTGGCATTTCCATACGTCCACCGGGCCAGAGAAGAGGAGTCCAGCGGATTTCGATCCACAGGAACTATCGATACCCATTTCACGAGTTCGACATTGCGGCGGTCCAACTGTCCTCCGGAATCACTTTTACCAAAAATATCCACAGAGTATGTCTCCCGGGATCCAGCCCGCAATACCCACCGCACACCATGGCTTACGTGACGGGGTGGGGATCCGTCTATTCCGGCG ggCCCACCCAAGCCAAGCTCCAGCAAGCCGAAATGCAAGTCATCAGCAACGATGTCTGCAACAGCCCGTCTGGGTACGACGGGGCCATCACCGAAGGCATGCTGTGTGCTGGACTACCCCAAGGTGGAGTGGACGCCTGCCAG GGTGACTCTGGTGGTCCGTTAGTTACGAGAGACGCGAGGCAGATCTGGACGCTCATTGGACTAGTGAGCTGGGGCTACGAATGCGGGGTGCCGGGCAAGCCCGGAGTCTACACCCGCGTGACGGCCTACCGCGACTGGATTAAGGAGCAGACTGGTCTCTGA